In a genomic window of Candidatus Saccharimonadia bacterium:
- a CDS encoding SWIM zinc finger family protein — MKKAPTSHHLVRANQTEVTRMASAVYQPSASQWASATVHLENRDEWRYFRKCGVRYVAIISGRSSRFYVVRADAGGCSCPWGQSPWSFGKPCSHRIAVELAALEADLIESRKQAPKARPTIEELWPSCWTDGCDNDPAPHSGGCHEHMNSEAF; from the coding sequence ATGAAGAAAGCCCCCACGAGTCATCACCTCGTGAGGGCCAACCAAACGGAGGTAACCCGAATGGCGTCAGCAGTCTACCAGCCATCGGCAAGTCAGTGGGCATCGGCAACCGTGCACCTGGAGAACCGCGACGAGTGGCGGTATTTCCGGAAGTGCGGCGTGCGATACGTGGCGATCATCTCAGGCCGCAGCAGTCGCTTTTACGTGGTCCGCGCTGACGCCGGCGGGTGCTCTTGTCCGTGGGGGCAGAGCCCGTGGTCTTTCGGCAAGCCGTGCAGCCATCGTATCGCCGTCGAGCTTGCGGCGCTGGAGGCTGACTTGATCGAGTCGCGCAAGCAAGCTCCGAAAGCGCGGCCGACCATCGAAGAGTTGTGGCCAAGTTGCTGGACGGACGGGTGTGACAACGATCCCGCGCCCCACTCCGGTGGCTGCCACGAGCACATGAATTCGGAGGCGTTCTGA